Proteins encoded by one window of Gambusia affinis linkage group LG17, SWU_Gaff_1.0, whole genome shotgun sequence:
- the LOC122847039 gene encoding uncharacterized protein LOC122847039 isoform X2 yields MNRTAYEGNETNCYMNLRLPEVITLADFSNCDAFQAMNHASTGCSKRWKSDHSYTRVNLLKVRKFDIDSKTRGRQNFTFCSTIVPGNRGTRTMADWYFLHTYASLPRNWGELCTLVPLSSPVTFLKRLRTLTAMDTTALEETSCRKSKDGEVLLRTLEFLGNSRSRARREAYAKPIPMGGSS; encoded by the exons ATGAACAGGACTGCATATGAGGGAAATGAGACCAACTGCTAT ATGAACCTCCGACTACCAGAAGTAATCACTTTG GCAGACTTTTCCAACTGTGACGCCTTCCAAGCGATGAACCACGCCAGCACTGGCTGTTCCAAAAGATGGAAGTCTGACCACAGTTATACCAGAGTTAACCTTCTCAAGGTGAGGAAATTCGATATCGACAGCAAGACCAGAGGACGTCAAAACTTCACTTTCTGCAGCACCATCGTTCCAGGGAACAGAGGAACCAGGACAATGGCAGACTGGTACTTTCTGCATACTTATGCTTCTCTTCCCAGGAACTGGGGAGAACTGTGCACCTTGGTTCCTCTCTCCAGCCCAGTGACTTTCCTGAAAAGGCTCCGGACGCTCACAGCCATGGACACTACCGCACTAGAAGAGACATCATGCCGAAAGTCCAAAGATGGGGAGGTCTTACTACGAACTCTGGAGTTCCTTGGAAATTCAAGATCTAGGGCGCGGAGAGAAGCTTATGCAAAGCCTATTCCCATGGGTGGGAGTAGCTGA
- the LOC122847039 gene encoding uncharacterized protein LOC122847039 isoform X1, with protein sequence MNRTAYEGNETNCYVCAQLPYSTHNFGLRPGNITKQQQLCDTMPLLQMNLRLPEVITLADFSNCDAFQAMNHASTGCSKRWKSDHSYTRVNLLKVRKFDIDSKTRGRQNFTFCSTIVPGNRGTRTMADWYFLHTYASLPRNWGELCTLVPLSSPVTFLKRLRTLTAMDTTALEETSCRKSKDGEVLLRTLEFLGNSRSRARREAYAKPIPMGGSS encoded by the exons ATGAACAGGACTGCATATGAGGGAAATGAGACCAACTGCTATGTGTGTGCACAGCTACCCTACTCCACACACAACTTTGGTCTGAGACCTGGAAACAtaaccaaacaacaacaactttgtgACACCATGCCCCTGCTACAGATGAACCTCCGACTACCAGAAGTAATCACTTTG GCAGACTTTTCCAACTGTGACGCCTTCCAAGCGATGAACCACGCCAGCACTGGCTGTTCCAAAAGATGGAAGTCTGACCACAGTTATACCAGAGTTAACCTTCTCAAGGTGAGGAAATTCGATATCGACAGCAAGACCAGAGGACGTCAAAACTTCACTTTCTGCAGCACCATCGTTCCAGGGAACAGAGGAACCAGGACAATGGCAGACTGGTACTTTCTGCATACTTATGCTTCTCTTCCCAGGAACTGGGGAGAACTGTGCACCTTGGTTCCTCTCTCCAGCCCAGTGACTTTCCTGAAAAGGCTCCGGACGCTCACAGCCATGGACACTACCGCACTAGAAGAGACATCATGCCGAAAGTCCAAAGATGGGGAGGTCTTACTACGAACTCTGGAGTTCCTTGGAAATTCAAGATCTAGGGCGCGGAGAGAAGCTTATGCAAAGCCTATTCCCATGGGTGGGAGTAGCTGA